In Penaeus monodon isolate SGIC_2016 chromosome 7, NSTDA_Pmon_1, whole genome shotgun sequence, the genomic stretch GAACTATAAAAGCCATGTTGGTTGACGGCGGAGAGTCGAGTCCAGTCCTGGTTCCGAACGACGGCTCTGTGTTGCCCAAGTCCATTGCAATCCGCCTAGATGAAGGATATGATGGCTCGCCGCTCCCCGTCATCGACATGAGGCCAGGCTTGATCGTGTTCTTCGGGGTGCGAGGGCGAGACGGCCGTGAGGTGTCCGTCTGCATGAGGGACTTGTTCTTCGGCCAGTTCAGGTTCTACCCGGGGATGGTGCCCTTCCATGGCCTAACCGTGAGTTTCTTCCTCATTGGAGCTGTCTTCCTCAACTCGATCATTCTCGTCCTGACTCTCTCGTACCCGCCGGACTCATCGGCCTACCAAATCATTAGTGGCCTCGGGACCGTTGGAGGTAAGGCCTTGGATAGTCGGCCGAGGAACTACGTAACTACGACTCTTTATGCTTGTGAAGTATATTCGAAATGTTCCAATGAAGTGGCATTAACCGTTATCCATAAAATAACATCTTAAGAAACACCTAGAACAATAGAGTCACGACCATTTCCTCTCGTTTGCAGCTGTCTTCATTTGCCTGTCTGCGGGCTGCGGGTATCGATGCTACAGGGCCTACGTGAGGGGTCGCAGCAGCCAGCAGAACCGCGCCGAACGTGGGGGCTTCTGAATTGGCGCAGAACCTAAGCTGCCTTTGGTCTCGAGTGCTTGTCGTTTATTCCTTTTGATGACATTATACTGTCCGTTTTGTAAATTGTTTCGAATACTTCCCAATTGATCTGCATTTGCATTTCATTGGTAGTTATGTTCTCatcttttgtgaaatatatagtggaatttaaaaatgaataaaaatgtaaatacctATGTTTTTGTCAGTCCCGCTAAGAGCGATGTggccttctttttttcattttttatattttaaatgaaatcaAGCATTCGCAGAAACATACCAGACAGTTCTTCTCAGTTTTTGACCGTCAAGAAAGCGAGGCACTGAAATGTTGCATTCCCTAATGTTATGTCCgtcgaaaaaaatacatatatacatgtaaacgaTACACAGGCATATTTGgccacatttataatatatatattttttatgaacagCCAGTCAGACTAGTCAACAGAAACCTTAATCATTACCTATAACAATTAAggtataataagaacaattaaagaacataaaaaaaaagtattgccgatgataatgataataatgtaatgataataaaagtaaaattctaTCAAGaccaaaataacaatagaaaccaAACATACtaagattataaaaatagttTACCCGTTAACAATCTTCAAAGAAAACGTACATTTTATAGTATTCatagaaaacataaaatattaaagggCACACGTAGTTTATTTGTCTTtcaattattatgtttttcatttgaGGCTCTGTGACAATTGCGTGTCCaataacttcgttatttttgagttgcgacggaagtacatagtagataagtttcttagatttatttgctctatcatttgcatatattattttccggtTTAAAGACGGCTAGTCAAGACTTTacttataccatcattattattattgctattattattattatccttattattattatcattaccatcattattattatcatttttattgttcttcttcttcctattattattattattattattattattattattattattattattattattattattattattattattattattattattattattattattattattatcattattattatcattaccattattatttatattattatcatatatatagagcaCCTGAAAGTCATGAAATTTTAAAcatcattgcatatatatatatatatatatatataatatatatatatatatatatatatatatatatatatatatatatatatattacataagtatattaatacacatatatatacacatatgtatatccacatatgtatatacacatacatttatctatacatatgcatatacacatacataaatgcatatataacacacacacacacacacacacacacacacacacatatacccccccctcatatatatatatatatatatatatatagtaatatatatatatatatatatatatatatatatatagtattatatatagtatatatatatatatatatatatatatatattatatatatatattatatatatatatatatatatatatatatgcatttatgtatgtatatgtatgttatatatatatgtatatatatgtatatctatctatctatctatctatctatctatctgtctatctctctctctctctctctctctctctctctctctctctctctctctcttctcttctctctctttctctctctctctctctctctctctctctctctctcctctctctctctctctctctctctctctatatatatatatatatatatatatatatatatatatatatacatatatatatatatatatatatatatatatatatatatatatatacacatacacacacacacacacacacacacatgtttatgtatatgtataatatctatctatctatccatctatctatctatctatctatctatatatacatatacatacatacatacatacatacatacacacacacacacacacacacacacacacacacacacacacacacacacacacacacacacacacacacatgtatatgtatatatatacttatatatataaatatctacatatacttatatatatatatatatatatatatatatatatatatatatatatatatatatatatatatatatatacatatatatatatataaatgtatgtatgtatgtatgtatgtatgtatgtatgtatgtatgtatgtatgtatgtatgtatgtatgtatatagatgttcatgtatatatttacacacacacacacacacacacacatacacacacacacac encodes the following:
- the LOC119575522 gene encoding uncharacterized protein LOC119575522 — encoded protein: MQVEGSVDLGTMPPDTMYHMFLVYDTLVHSYEWYCLIFLRRASTAPTSGLDSGGSSCWRWVHRDTVGFEITNLDISALVLKPHVPFQTSAICSFSLGILTLTSGAVAIGVVGNFTVPLVVGSILVVLGVLIIIAGGFAFRKYSNFRKRQKRDMVAQVEQLAMGERTIKAMLVDGGESSPVLVPNDGSVLPKSIAIRLDEGYDGSPLPVIDMRPGLIVFFGVRGRDGREVSVCMRDLFFGQFRFYPGMVPFHGLTVSFFLIGAVFLNSIILVLTLSYPPDSSAYQIISGLGTVGAVFICLSAGCGYRCYRAYVRGRSSQQNRAERGGF